AGATGGTATCTGTTTTGGTACTGCATTAATGGAGTTCTATTTATATGACTCATGACTCAGGGAAGTGATATGATTGGACAAACAAAAATGATATATGGTGAATCAAGGACATTTCTTACAAAACAGACAAGTTAGTGAAGAGAGCAAGAAATTAGCAATTCGCAAGTTTTACGTCTCTATGCTTTAAATGGTCTAGAACATACAAAATGTTTGTGGTGCTGCTTAAAAATAGGTTTCTTATCATATAGTCGGCAATAGGGGTGGCAGGGGAATGACAGCTTATCCTAGCATTTCTAATCTTCATTTTCAGATGTATGTGAAACATTATAGCATTTATTATCTGTTGAACCTAATGAAAAAATAGGACTTGTGATAAAGAATGAAACTGGATAACTTAATTTTGACTATATTGAAGAAATAGGGTCAAGGACTGAAGCAGCAAAGTATCAAACACCAGCAATAAATAGGGTTAAGGttatacttttttttcaaaatatcagaACATGATGAGCTTTCGCATAAATTCACATAGCACAAAGAGATGTTCAATAAAAAGTTTCTCCTACCTCAGTTTCCATTTTAAAAGAAACTTGGCGTGCAGTGACTACAGCAGCTGCTTCTTGGTCAAATCCAGCAATCAGATCCTACAATATACAAATCAATCTACATTTTGTCACTAAAGACTATGAAAATTCAATTAGTAACTTGAAACAGTAGGACTCACAAATAAAAACCAAGTTGTAACTAGGGAGTCATGGGAGTACTCTATTTAAAAATAGATATTGGCAGatccataaattattaattgcaCAAACCAGGTAACAATTATTACCTAAGAACATACAAGTTGGCATTGAGCATCACCCATTTTAGTTCCATATTAGAGAAAATAGAAGTTAATAATATCTGCACAAAcctattcaatttattttattaaatttaaatgagaGAGTGTGCAAGCAGcctgaatttgaattttgaggGATTAACTGAAAGAAAAGGGGGAAACTGTTGTTTCAGtatattaattacatatatatatatatatacacacacacacacgtgtTATGCCTGCATGCGTGTGACATACAGAAAAAACAGTAATGCCAAGAAGCAACAAAGAGTAAAGATGTTCACGTCAAAGGAACTCATCCCAGTGTGTGTCATCAACACACATTAAAGAAAAAGGCACATACTGTATTTATTTATCTGTAATAacatgactacatatgtatatatactataaactTTAAACAGTGTAGACAAGCTTGCCTGTATGCTTCCAGGTCCAGCAACCCATCTTCTGGAAAGAGTGGTAGCACGAAGTCTCATTTGTCCACTACTATGTTGATAACTGAgggatatatttgttaaatgtaTGAGATCTGCAAGTCAGctgatttatataaaaaaaaaaaattaccaacaTAAGCTTAAGAACTCTTACTAAgtcaaaaattgaaaataaaattggttGTTCGCTGACTGAGTAATAGCATCTGGGCTTTCCTTCTTCACAATCTCAAACATTAAACACAAAGAAGTGGACTTATCAAGGCCACACATCTTCCATGCCGTAGTATTCCCCTGACCGATAACTGTTTCGGAGCATAGAGGACCTTTCTGCACAGAAAAGTAATAAACATCATACCGGATCCAACATACAGCATGGGTCCTTAAGATGCATTGGGATTATTATAGGGAAATTAATAGACAAAGTACAGAAAGTATGTTTATTTTTCCTGCTTCCACATTATTTTTCTCACcacattttataaatatatttaatgtatattatagTTAATATCAACTTACATTGACCCGTGAATTTGTGTAAATTATTTAGGAATAATAAAGGATTTTTGtatgatttgtttttttttacttaCTCATCAGATAAGGTTGTCTTAAATTATCTTTACTTACTGATGAGGTATATCTTCATATTGTTTTCCTTATTATTCCTAGATGATTCTTGCTTTTCAATTTTGGCATGTATCAAATAAACTTGTAATTACAAAATACTGAGCAAAACATTACAGAGGCAAAGGGAGcgagaaatatttaaaattttgtgaacATAAGGATTTTATGAATGAGCGGACGATGAAATATTTAGGATAGTTTACATGGATTATAATAGATTAAGCAGCGAGGAAGTAAATGCCAAGAGATTAACAAGTAGGAggttagaatatataacaaaagaaaaatcTGCAAGGAATTGTGAAAGCTGAGGTAGTAAATGTGGTGTGATGGGGAGAGCAGGAACAATTGATGTTAGGGCAGAAATCCTCTTGCTAGAGAACATCACAAAACACTATATATTGATTCTTAAAATAGTCCCTTCAGGTTGCTAAAACCTGGGATATAGCATTCGGTACGCATTTCAAGGCTCCTATATAGTATTgtttcattaattattttaatctttttaccTTCTGGACAAAAATTTAatgttcaaacttttattcagaaaaaagaaaatttcaacaataggttatggaactatattttatgcaCGTCATAAAATGCTGTCAAGCAATGAAAAAAAAACTGTTAAcaaatggaagggacggagggagttaaTACAAATGTTATTATCAATAATAATAGATAGCTCAACCTATTCTGGAGTATTTTAAGTAATCAGACTTTCAAAGGGTATGATGCTTAACCCATATTAATTCTTTGGGCTGTTTCCCCACTTGCCTGCATCATGATGTCCCAAACATACAAAACTCCAGGATAACATAAGGTAGCGATAAACATAGATGGACTTTGCTTAAGTTGAACAGGAcgaaaaagaaaagacaagcacataaaatcaaaatattgctCAGGAAACTGTATTAGTTCATGTAGGATCAGATTGAGTTCATCATTCGAATAATCCACTTGTATTGCCTTTAAAAGCATATTAATTTCCCAAAGTCCTTGAGGCTTATCCTTTGGAGGAGATCTCCATGCTTTTTACAAATTCTCTTAAATCTTTTGACATCAAACTTTGATCTCACCTTCCACAAAACTTAATTATCTttcaataatttctttttaagaaatattttgcTTTGCGTCAACTGACCTTCTCAAGTGATGCACAGGGGCCAATAATGCCTTGAACTTTGATATCCTTAGAGCAGTTCACCTCAAAAATTCCGCTGCAATGTTTTAAAGTCAGTAAACATCAGATAGAGCATCAGGGTAAAGCAAATATTGCAGTTCAAAATGCCAAAGAGGTTTGCGCCATTCTAATTACATACAGTTGAATTTCCAGGAATACTAGCCTAAACATTTTATTGCAtggtaatttttgtttttgagtTATAGAGTATGCAGATTAATGTTGGCATCCAACTAGGTTTGCTACTAATCATAAGCAGATTTTTGTATAAACATGACCTACTATGCACAGGACATTACGTAAGCGAGGTTTTTACGGCATGACTAGCATAAACAAGAGGCTTTTTCGACTGACAATCATACAAACAAACAATTTCTGGCCAATAAGTTTACATAAGATTGGAGTTTGGAGGCAAACAAAAAGGTAATTCCGAACAAGGAGTTAAGAAAAACAGTACAATTCTCAATCATCGCCTAAAAGGACAGGGATTCAAGAGGCATTCAGTCATGAATAATGATACCTCAGTGTAGATATAGTCCCTCTTCCAAAATAAATGTTCCACTTTAAATCTTGATAGTTCGGTAAATTCATTCTCAAAGTACATTACAGTTACTCGTTTAGTATAATgcctctcaaaaaaaaaaaagtaccaTTGTTGCAGTTTTATCTACATAGTCTATACTCATCATCTCATGAGTATcaattgattaataaaattattgtaaGCATTCCAATCCATGAGATGAGTCAATTTCTTGTAAAATACTGTATAGGTTAAAGATGGACAACAAATGAAGTATTCTACAGACTTTATGAAAACGGCAAAAAGGAGAGCTACCATTAGTATGTTTAATCCACAAAAGTTAAACATATATAGACAATGATCTAGCCACTTGCTAGGcaacaaagacaactattttatCTGAAAGCTTACTTCGACGCAAGACCTAGATCCAGGTCTCCAGATTGAAAAACATGTTTCAAAGAGTCCTTAAATACAGCATGGCCAAAGCTTTCTGCAAGCACAACTAACCCACCAGACTTTTCAACAGCTACTTTAAGTTCAGCAACCCCGACCTAAAAAAGTAGTGAACATGCGAATAAGTTTCTTCTCTTGATAAATATTCTTACATAGCACTGAGCTTTACTGGCTATGACATTACCTGGTCAAGAGCACAAGCAAATACATCAAGGACATGCCCTTGATGTATGAGCTGCTTTGAAAGTCCTTCATAGAACTTCACCGCTTTATGATAATAAGGAGCAGAATCTTTATCAAGGTCCTTGTGAGAACGTATAGGTTCAGATAAACTCCTTGAAACTATCTGCAGATACAAAAAACAAGGACTCAGTCAAAACATTGAAAATTGAACATTTAGTAACCAAGCAATATGTGACTCAACTAGCACATCAGTTCAGCATGAGTAAGTTTATTCTTTTTCTTACCTTCCCCATTTTGTAGTTCTGTAAAGGCTTAAAGTTGACTATAATTGTTATATAGATACAAATTACTGATAAGTGAGAGCTGACTACTAACCTTATATACATTCTTTTGTTATAAATTCCAACATCCTTCACATTTTAAAGTGTGACATATTATTTTCAGCTGAAAATGTAAATGAGAAACCAAGTCTTTCAAATGCCCAAAGATTGAGTTTCTGTCAAGAATTTAATTTGACTACGTTTAGGGGAGCTAATAGGAAAAGCATCCTAGATAAATGAACTCAGGCATACAACAAAATAATCTAATATAACGACCTCATGTGTTAAACACCAAAAGAGCTTAATAGTGGACGTAAGCAGATTGTTTATATCACCTgagatatatcaatatttttctttaGCTTCTCATATGTTAgctttttagcttcattttctaaatctctatactataatatacaAGTAGCTCAGAAATTTTTGTTCCCTTgctaaatcaaaaattaatcttaaaatgaaGGGTTAAGATCCAAAAATCTAAGTATCTAACTGAAAGTCTGAAACTGATTACCCAATGATTCAAGGTCCTTGACCTTTACTACCATTGTGTGGTAATCACATATAAGTCCAAAGAGGTGATTACATCCATCATAGGTTGGTCTAGTCAATGAGGTTTGGTAACAATAGTAAAGGGTCATCATATGTTGCACACGGAGATAGCTTAAAACAGAGTACCACAACTCCAGTTGCACAAAAGTATTAAATCCTATGATAATCCAGATTATTGCGTAATTCATGTTAAAGTATACTTACCAAATAATATGTTATGTTATGttagcaaaaaataataatgtgttGAACTTCTAAGAAAAGAATTACATTCCTTCACATATGTTGCAGAAGATTTGACTGGAAATTATAAAGTGATAAGCTGACTTTGCCAACAGTTGAGTATTGTTCTACATAAACAGCCAGTAGATATTAGACTTACAGTGCCTGGTCCTTCTGTTGTTGGTCCACCCAAAAATGCCATGATTCTAGCCCCAGTGCCTGGAACACACACTCCCAGTAGATGAGCAGCAATACTCAACGCAGTCCCAGTGCACCTAGCTGCGCGTTGATCTGCTGGCACGGGCCAGGGATCTTTTTGAAGCTCCTCTAACACCTTGGACACAAATATGAGTATAGTGAACATGGTGACGCAACTTTAACTCAAAGGAGAATCTTATTATAAAAAGCTTGACAAATTTAGTGAATGTGCAGGCTAATCTAATTCccatcataatattataaaccCCATATAGTTTAAACATTACAAATCAAATATAAGATATTAAGTAGACCACATTCAACACCATGCTAAAAAGGACTAGCTTCAAAAACAATACTAGAGAATCGAGTGCCAAATTCCCAGCATAAGCATCTTAAAGGTACGAAATAAACACAGTTTAAAATCGCAATTTTTGtgtataataataacaatgatCCATTCATTATACTACAAACCTTAGCTTTAAAACAAGTGGCCATGTTGTAAATTACATAACATACTTATCACGACAATATGAACCAAATTCGGCGTAATCTGACACTCAGATGCAAGTCCTCTAGTTCCCATCAAATAATATAGCAAAAACAGAAGCAAGGTTCTAGCACTGCAAATTGAAGGTATAATATCACGACTGACAATGTTTAATACCATGCTACAATAACCATGACAGTTAAAGCCAAACAACACTAACAACAATTCCACTTTCCAAAGAACAGCAAAATACCGCGTTGAGAGAAAATTCACAATCCGACGCACGCAACAAGAACCTCGCAATACTCTCCTGCGAGAGCCCGTCCCTAACCCCCGCAATAACCCCCGTAGGCTTCGGCTTCTTAGCAAAAAACCCCATCTGCTCCAAAACCTGATCTTTACTAATTTCCTTCCCCCCCTTAAAACAATAGACTTTCGGGATCATCCCAAACCCCAATTCATGCACACTCACATAACTCCCAAACGTAATCAACCCGACAAGCGAATTCTCGGGAATCATCCCCACCGCCCTCGTCAACGCACTCTTCAAAAACCCAATTTCCTCCTCAATCACACACGTATCAATCACAAACAAAAACACATTACTCCCCATCGGAGCCTGCCCCGCCTCCCCCGACTGATACTCAATCGTAGTGTACTGCGGAAACAGCTCGGCCGGGAGATTATCATCACTAATAGAATGATAATGAGGCGGGAAGTGATTGCGATGCAGACAAAACGAGCAGATCCAGATCTTGGTCGAATAATCAACAATCGAAAAGGGGTTGAGCACGGATCTGCAGTTGCGGCAACGGAGAGGAGAGTAGGGGAGGAGAGGTGGCGCAGAGGGGAGGGGTTTGAGAGGAGTGTAGATGGCGGAGACGGGGATGATGCATTGTGCTGATTCTTGTTTCGTGCCGGGGATTACGTTCCAGGGCATGCGTACTCCGTCCTGGGACTCCAGCTCCAAGAATTCTGTCATGCTCACTGGCTTTGATCACTGATTTAGTGTGTGTTTTTGGTGGAGTGTGTGTTTCTGAGGCGGAGAGCTTGATGATGATGATCGATCATCAATTAGTTCTAGTTTgttcttttcttgttttttatgtttatgttttatTCATAATAACTATTACATTAATTTAGTATGTAcagtaatataaataattaaactgtAGGAAACATTTATGCCATcggataattaaaaaattatgccGTTTGTTTCCTTTTCGTTACAACCAATTAGGATCGTATTGGATTAACacatctaaaattttaattatgttataaaataatatattaagtgaTTGTCAAAAGTTTAGTACTCGCAAAGCTTATCAAGTATGACgaaacttactaaggaagactcACCAAGCTTATTAAGGAAGTCTGGCAAAACTTACTAAGAAAGACTCGCATAGCTTCTTGAGGAAGACTTGCGATACTTACTCGAGAAGATTTGTAATACTTAACCTagaagtattgtaaagcttacTTAAGAAGATTCATCaaccaacctctataaatagcTGGTTGAGCTGAAATGAATTCGATTATGAaatattctgaaatacaactactttctctctccatctcCTATTCTCTTTATACTTTCTACGATAGTTTCCTTTTCTATCGTTGTGtagtttaatagtatatattacaagatttataacacgttatcagcacgagaCTCTGCCAAACTGAGATAAGTCAAAGAAGGACTCTGTCAAACTGAGATAAGCCAAACAAGGTACATCATAAACAGGTACAATCTAACCAACTCTAAAAATTGCTACTTTCACAGAAATAAGGTATGATCTATCTCTACTCATTTTACAATTATTCTTATCGTTATTGCTTATAAATTTACTATTACTAGATTTGTTAATGGCGGCAATGCCGTTAAACTTTTTAGTTATATCATACTGTATAGATATTAAATTGTTTGTGTATTAACTTGAAATATGGATATGTcatgttttaaatatttgttttacattTAGAATGACGAACCTTGTAAAATTAGAGTTTGTTGCCTTGGATGTTTCCGAGAATAATTATATGTCTTGGTTCCTTGATGTGATATTACACCTTGGTGCTAAAAGCCTAAAAGAAACTATTAACTTAGAAAATAATCCCCGCTATTTAACAAAATGCCAAACCAATTATCTTTCTTAGACATCATATCCATGAAGGCCTAAAATCTGAATATCTCACTATCAGAAATCCCCTTACCCTTTGGAATAATCTCAAGGATAGATTTGATCACCAGAAACCTATTCACTTACCATCTGCCCATTCTGACTGGTTGATTTGAGGTTACAAGATTTCAAATATGTAGCTGAATATAATTCTGCTCTTTACAAGATAAgctcaaaattaattttgtatggTGAAAATATTATTGATGCTGAAATAATTGAAAAGACCCTATCGACTTTTCACCCAATTACTATGATTCTAGCACAACGATATAGAGAGcggagttttaaaaaatatggcACGCTGGTATCTTTCCTTCTTGTGGCTGAAAAGAATGAGTTGCTATTGAAAAACCATTGGATACGTCCCATAGGCTCTGCCCAGTTACCTGAAGTACATAACACATCATTCCTGAAGAATGAACGTGGGAAAGGGCATAGAGGAGGACGAGGTTATGGACTGAACCGTGGACGTGGAAATTTCCGTAGTcggttttgaaatatatataattctggCCACCTGAAGTGGCAACGTGATGGTTACAACTTAGGCCACTAAAAATGGCAACGCGAAGGGCCAAAAGAAAGGCACCCCAAGAAGGAGAGAACCGAGGCATATGTCATTGGTGCGGATCTGAAGGTCATTGGCAATGAACCTATCGCACACCTAACATCTTGTTGATCTCTATGAGTTATCCAAAAGGAATAATGGAAAGAGAGTAGAAACAGGCTTTGCTAATTATAATCTAGTTGATGAACCAATTAATAAGGTCTCAAATGAAATAGATACTGGTGCTAACCTGTATTATGGTTGAGACGACTAGAGTTCATATGTATTGTCTTGCTTTACTTATTTCCTTTATGTTTTACTTATTTTCTTTATCTGCTTGTTTCATGTTGTTGTTTAATATACTCAGTGCGTTTTTAAGAGATGTTTCTCATTTATCTATGTATAGAGATGGAAGATATATGCATTATTGATGGCACAACCACACACACTATTTTACAAAGTTAGAAATACTTTCACAGTTGACTAATAAAACCAACTTCCATGTCTGAACGGTATCGGGTACATCATATATAATAGAGGTTCTTGGGAAACTAGTTTTATTCTGCCAAATAAGATGCACATGCACATATAAGATGCTCTATACTCTAGAAAGGCAACTAGAAACTTACTGAGGTTTACGGATACTTGTTTGTAATAGGGTTTCACGTTGAAACTACTAatgataatgaaaaaaaaaatatcttctcATCACCTCAAACACAATTGACAGTAGAAAGGTCCCAGAAAAATTTCACTCAATTTCTTCAGGATTATATGTTACAAGAATAAGTGTTATTATAGTGTCAACATTCCCAAAGTCACAAACCCAAAACTACTTTTCCCTTGGCACGAAAAGCTTGATCATCTAGGAATATCTATGATGCGTCGTATTATTGAAGATTCTATAGGACAtccttttaaaacttaaaaggtAATACCCCAAGATGAACTTTCTTGTTCAGTATGTTTCTTAAGAAAATTGATTTTCTGATCATGCCCGGTTAAGCTTCAAACTGAATCCCTGAAATTCTTAAAAAGAATTCAAGGTGACATTTGTGGTCCTATTCATCCATCTTCTGGCACATTTAGGTACTTTATGGTTTTAATTGATGCGTCAACTCGATGATCCCATATATGCCTTTACCAATTTACTTGCCAAAATAATTAATAGAGTAAAGAGCTATGTGACCTACAATTATTTAGTATCTTGTCAAATAGTActtcattaataaaataaaattgaatcatatgattttcaTAGACAATCTTTTGGTTAACTGGTTATTAAAAGGATTTTAGAGATACTAGTGGGGGACTTTTGATAATTGAAAAATGTGCCCTTATTGCATTGTCACAAAGAACTACACTGAGGGCACAATTAGTATATATGTTGGTTTTGATTCTCCGTTTAATATAAGGTATCTAGAACCATTAACTAATGATATTTTTACTGCTCGGTATGCTGATTGTCATTTTAGTGAATCAATATTCCCTaaatcagggggagaaaatatTTTGCATAAATTATGTGATATCATTGAATGCATCagttttgaattttattgatCTACGTACTAATAATATGGATCAAAACTTCAAAGCGGTATTCATATGCAAAATATTGATAATCAAATGCCGAAttcttttagtgatttttagAAATATTATCGCACATACATGCTATTGATGCTCTAGTAAGGATTGAAATCCTGATTTATAAAGCAATTCTTGAAGAATTGGTTAGAGTATAATAAGCACGCTGGAAGCGTGGGAAATCTATTCGTACATATGATATTGTACTGTGAAATTACAAATTGATTGTACTTGCCCCAGAAGCGGCAAGCTTTTTGATATATACCCTAAAAGCGGTATTACCTCTTGTAGAGGTTATTGTATTAAGCAACGGAAATTAATTAGACTTGCCAAGAAGTGGTATTGCCTCCTGAAGAGGTTCAAGCCCCTGAAGTGGCTGTAAAAAATCCTCATGAAGAGAAAATTGCCCCAGAAGTGGCACATGCCCCAGAAGTGGCAAATGCCCCAGAAGTGGCAAATGCTTTCATAGAAGCAAAGGTACCTGAAAGTTATGAGATCTCAATGAGTTATGTACATAAAGGGAAACTATTGGATCGTGAGAGTACTAAGATTATTGATGTGTATGTTTTTTTGTgatatgtgatattattataaactccGATCCTAAACCACAAAGTGTGGAGAAGTGTCGACAATGAGATGATTGGATCGTGGGAGCATTGAGATTGATGATATGTATTATGAACTCCGATCCtgaaccacaaagtgtggaagAGTGTCGACAATGATATGATTGGCCAAAATGAAAAATTGCAATCCAGGAAGAATTGCAATCCTTGCGCAAGGGAAATGTATATGGGCCTATAGTTTAAACACCAGCTGGTGGAGTCCCTGTTGGGAATAGATGAGTATTTGTACGaaaatgaaatgagagaaattaaATTGTGAGATATAAAGCTTGGCTGATAGCCCAAGGATTCTCTCAGAAAcctggatttgattattaggaaACATACTCTCCTATAAAGGATAGAGTTACTTTTGTTTCTTGATGGGTATAATTTTAATCACCAGGAAATATACTCTCCTGTAATGGATTGAGTTACTTTTCATTTTCAAATGAGTATGGCTTTGGAAACACGTCTGATGGACGTTGTGATAACATACTTTTATGGATCACttgatagtgatatttttataaaaatccctGAGGGATTAGAGATAGAGGACACTAAACCTCGAcatttatattatgttatatccCAACGATCATTGTATGGTTTGAAACAATTTGGTCGTATGTGGTAAAACAGGCTTAGTAAATAATTATTGAAATGATGAATATGTTAATAACGAGGTATGTCCTTGCATTTTTATTCAACGTTCACCAactatttttgttattattgttgtatatgtggatgatttgaATATTGTTGGTACTTTTGAAGATATTACTAATGCTATTAACCATTTGATAAATGagttttgaaatgaaagatcttCGAAAGACAAGATTTTGTTTAGGTATACAGGTGGAGCTCTTATCTTCACGAATATATGTTCATCAATCAAACTACACTGAAAAGGTCCTTGATCGGTTATACATGGACAAAGCTCATCCACTAACCACGCCAATGGTTGTTCGATCACTCGAAGTTGAAAAGGATCCACTAACCACGCCAATGGTTGTCCGCGTAAAAAAACGCGGATAGACACAGTGTCCGCGCTTAAAAACCGCGGatactaaaaaatattttctttcacCACAGCCGTTGGATCATCGATCCAACGGCTGTGGCACCATGTGTCAAATAAACGTTCCCTGACAACCACATGTCAGAGAACAGGACCCATTAATGTATAATGCATCTATATTATATGCATGTGAATATTTTAAGACAAACAAAAATGTTGAGAAAAATATGATTGCTAAATGCATTgacaatgtattttatataaaattataaaatattataataagcaTGATTGGTGTTGATCCTCTTTACCACATTGCAAGCAATAATGTCTCATATATCACTTCCGGGAAATATGATCTCAAATATCACTTTGTAGTGTTACATCGTGTTTGTATTTTCTTAAAATGCA
This genomic window from Daucus carota subsp. sativus chromosome 7, DH1 v3.0, whole genome shotgun sequence contains:
- the LOC108196296 gene encoding protein transport protein SEC23 C-like encodes the protein MTEFLELESQDGVRMPWNVIPGTKQESAQCIIPVSAIYTPLKPLPSAPPLLPYSPLRCRNCRSVLNPFSIVDYSTKIWICSFCLHRNHFPPHYHSISDDNLPAELFPQYTTIEYQSGEAGQAPMGSNVFLFVIDTCVIEEEIGFLKSALTRAVGMIPENSLVGLITFGSYVSVHELGFGMIPKVYCFKGGKEISKDQVLEQMGFFAKKPKPTGVIAGVRDGLSQESIARFLLRASDCEFSLNAVLEELQKDPWPVPADQRAARCTGTALSIAAHLLGVCVPGTGARIMAFLGGPTTEGPGTIVSRSLSEPIRSHKDLDKDSAPYYHKAVKFYEGLSKQLIHQGHVLDVFACALDQVGVAELKVAVEKSGGLVVLAESFGHAVFKDSLKHVFQSGDLDLGLASNGIFEVNCSKDIKVQGIIGPCASLEKKGPLCSETVIGQGNTTAWKMCGLDKSTSLCLMFEIVKKESPDAITQSANNQFYFQFLTYYQHSSGQMRLRATTLSRRWVAGPGSIQDLIAGFDQEAAAVVTARQVSFKMETEAEFDPIRWLDKSLIHMCSRFGDYQKDSPSSFSLSTRFSIVPQFIFHLRRSQFVQVFNNSPDETAYFRMILNRENVANSVVMIQPSLISYSFQSAPEAALLDVASISAERILLLDSYFTVVVFHGSTIAQWRKAGYHTQPEHEAFAQLLRAPTDDAAAIVKERFPVPRLVVCDQHGSQARFLLAKLNPSATYNSDGPPVHGGDVIFTDDVSFEVFLDHLQRLAVQ